From the genome of Silurus meridionalis isolate SWU-2019-XX chromosome 20, ASM1480568v1, whole genome shotgun sequence, one region includes:
- the gng12a gene encoding guanine nucleotide-binding protein G(I)/G(S)/G(O) subunit gamma-12a isoform X2, with translation MSSKSSSNNLALAKRVVQQLRVEASIERVKVSKASADLMRYCSEHAKYDPLLMGIPASENPFKDKKPCILL, from the exons ATGTCCTCCAAGTCCAGCTCGAACAACTTGGCTCTTGCGAAGAGGGTGGTACAGCAGCTCCGGGTCGAGGCCAGTATCGAGAGGGTAAAG GTGTCCAAAGCTTCAGCCGATCTCATGCGCTACTGCAGTGAACACGCCAAGTACGACCCCCTGCTCATGGGAATCCCGGCTTCCGAAAACCCCTTCAAGGACAAAAAGCCCTGCATTTTATTGTAG
- the gng12a gene encoding guanine nucleotide-binding protein G(I)/G(S)/G(O) subunit gamma-12a isoform X1, whose protein sequence is MLVKMSSKSSSNNLALAKRVVQQLRVEASIERVKVSKASADLMRYCSEHAKYDPLLMGIPASENPFKDKKPCILL, encoded by the exons ATGTTGGTGAAGATGTCCTCCAAGTCCAGCTCGAACAACTTGGCTCTTGCGAAGAGGGTGGTACAGCAGCTCCGGGTCGAGGCCAGTATCGAGAGGGTAAAG GTGTCCAAAGCTTCAGCCGATCTCATGCGCTACTGCAGTGAACACGCCAAGTACGACCCCCTGCTCATGGGAATCCCGGCTTCCGAAAACCCCTTCAAGGACAAAAAGCCCTGCATTTTATTGTAG